From the genome of Rhizobium binae, one region includes:
- a CDS encoding MFS transporter has product MTLSKSRSGAGLALLLLCAANFLDAMDVSTIGVALPAIQAELGMEATSLQWAVSAYVLGYGGFLLLGGRVADVFGHRRVFLWSLATFAAASIAGGFIDSGPTLIAARLIKGIAAAFTAPAALALLLSVFGEGAARAKALGVFASTGATGFVLGMVLGGAATIVSWRATLVMGAPVAILTLVLAPLALPADPKRTGPRPAFDWAGALTITPGLLLFVFGITNAAAAGWQALPTWGSLLASLVLILLFLAVEARHADPMVPLGMFRRARLRHANAIAALFQGAYVGFQFLATLYYQNAIGWSAFTTGFSFALGGVFVMFLAPRFASLAQNRGATGLMAAGVGLQAFSYIFWVAALGHVDPILLVLVSQVLLGLGYAMTYPSVQVAALSDVEDDKSGLASGLLFASFQIGGGIVLAAASAVFAAAPDFGWNPYTAGVAFVALLAIAITLLAASGPRTSPARQTAYQPAE; this is encoded by the coding sequence ATGACACTTTCCAAATCGAGAAGCGGAGCGGGGCTGGCATTGCTGCTGCTCTGCGCCGCCAATTTCCTCGACGCCATGGATGTCTCCACCATCGGCGTTGCGCTTCCCGCCATCCAGGCCGAGCTCGGCATGGAGGCGACATCGCTGCAATGGGCGGTCAGCGCCTATGTGCTCGGCTATGGCGGCTTTTTGCTGCTCGGCGGCCGCGTCGCCGACGTCTTCGGCCATCGGCGCGTCTTCCTCTGGTCGCTGGCAACTTTTGCCGCCGCCAGCATCGCCGGCGGCTTCATCGACAGCGGCCCGACCTTAATCGCTGCCCGTTTGATCAAGGGCATTGCCGCCGCCTTCACTGCGCCTGCGGCCCTTGCGCTGCTGCTCTCGGTGTTCGGCGAAGGAGCAGCCCGGGCGAAAGCGCTCGGCGTCTTCGCCTCCACGGGTGCGACCGGCTTCGTGCTCGGCATGGTGCTCGGCGGTGCCGCGACGATCGTCAGCTGGCGGGCAACGCTGGTCATGGGCGCGCCCGTCGCCATCCTGACACTCGTCCTGGCGCCGCTGGCGCTGCCGGCCGACCCGAAAAGGACCGGACCGCGGCCGGCCTTCGACTGGGCCGGCGCACTGACGATTACACCCGGGCTGCTGCTCTTCGTCTTCGGCATCACCAATGCCGCAGCCGCCGGCTGGCAGGCCTTGCCGACCTGGGGTTCGCTGCTGGCGTCGCTGGTGCTGATCCTGCTCTTCCTTGCCGTCGAAGCACGCCATGCCGATCCGATGGTGCCGCTCGGCATGTTCCGCCGGGCGCGGCTGCGGCACGCCAATGCGATCGCCGCCCTCTTCCAGGGCGCCTATGTCGGCTTCCAGTTTCTGGCGACGCTCTACTATCAGAACGCCATCGGCTGGTCGGCCTTCACAACCGGCTTCTCATTTGCCCTCGGCGGCGTCTTCGTGATGTTCCTGGCGCCACGATTTGCGAGCCTGGCGCAAAACCGCGGCGCCACCGGGCTGATGGCGGCCGGCGTCGGGCTGCAGGCCTTCAGCTACATCTTCTGGGTGGCGGCACTCGGACATGTCGATCCCATCCTGCTCGTGCTGGTCTCACAGGTCCTGCTCGGCCTCGGTTATGCCATGACCTACCCTTCGGTGCAGGTCGCGGCCCTCTCCGACGTTGAGGACGACAAGTCGGGGCTCGCCTCTGGTCTGCTCTTCGCGTCCTTCCAGATCGGCGGCGGCATTGTGCTGGCGGCTGCTTCGGCGGTCTTCGCCGCCGCGCCGGATTTCGGCTGGAACCCGTATACCGCCGGCGTCGCCTTCGTGGCGCTGCTTGCCATCGCCATCACCCTGCTTGCGGCGTCCGGTCCGCGGACATCGCCGGCGCGGCAGACGGCCTACCAACCGGCGGAATGA
- a CDS encoding DUF1214 domain-containing protein, whose translation MFRFPLFILITLIVAFGGGIMISLYALDATQGFGAIKLGAWEAFPALQTVDADPYAKSHRARAGKLLYGSAEGLTFTASVDDEGARLNAGCRYRISGQTPPARLWTLFTADNGGNPAAVKSGLPSALNSWTVLRQPDSSFSIEISAVAEPGNWLALPQAGTFRLVLTLFDTPTAGSSGVIDLAMPKLTKTGCGNA comes from the coding sequence GTGTTTCGATTCCCCCTTTTCATCCTGATCACGCTGATCGTTGCCTTTGGCGGCGGGATCATGATTTCGCTGTATGCGCTGGATGCGACGCAGGGTTTCGGAGCGATCAAGCTTGGCGCCTGGGAGGCTTTTCCGGCGCTGCAGACAGTCGATGCCGATCCTTACGCAAAATCGCACCGGGCGCGCGCCGGCAAGCTGCTCTATGGCAGCGCCGAGGGGCTGACCTTCACGGCGAGCGTCGACGACGAGGGGGCGCGGCTGAATGCCGGTTGCCGCTACCGCATCAGCGGGCAGACCCCGCCCGCCCGGCTGTGGACGCTCTTTACCGCCGATAATGGCGGCAATCCGGCGGCGGTGAAGTCCGGGCTTCCTTCGGCGCTGAATTCCTGGACGGTGCTGCGCCAGCCCGACAGCAGCTTCTCGATCGAGATCTCCGCCGTCGCCGAGCCGGGCAATTGGCTGGCCCTGCCGCAGGCCGGCACTTTCCGGCTGGTGCTGACCTTGTTCGATACGCCGACGGCCGGTAGTTCCGGCGTGATCGACCTCGCCATGCCCAAGCTTACCAAGACCGGGTGCGGCAATGCTTAG
- a CDS encoding AraC family transcriptional regulator, with the protein MRDKDYSVYDRRTMAETDDFLSGRLRIGTAMQEMDLLSDVLSASRLGASQISFAHLLTPWGIAVEPMRNAAIHLVQAGECWLRLEGRAEPIHIGQGDMLLVAGGVAHQISNPPDAEVLPMQMALAHSRAGDRDASGEGETTLLCAKLSVRERVPNPLVPLLPPLVLLTRAQVEADASLRLIGELLRIEADGLNIGRDIVAPRLLDSALVFLLRAWLESQPVQVAGWFAALRDPAVARALRLIHAAPARPWSVESLASSVGQSRATFARRFAKVMGEPPLTYVARWRMNMAARALAETSDTVDQIAHRVGYESTPSFSQAFQRIAGRSPGEYRKFQGADRAHVNTAHRS; encoded by the coding sequence TTGCGTGACAAGGACTATTCGGTTTACGATCGACGGACGATGGCCGAAACTGACGATTTCTTATCCGGTCGTCTCAGAATTGGAACTGCCATGCAAGAGATGGACCTATTGTCGGATGTGCTTTCAGCGTCCCGCCTGGGAGCTTCGCAGATCAGCTTCGCGCATCTGCTAACGCCTTGGGGAATTGCGGTGGAGCCGATGCGCAATGCGGCGATTCACCTGGTTCAGGCAGGGGAGTGCTGGTTGCGACTTGAGGGAAGGGCGGAGCCAATTCATATTGGTCAGGGCGACATGCTGCTGGTCGCCGGTGGCGTCGCCCATCAGATAAGCAACCCGCCAGATGCCGAGGTCTTGCCGATGCAGATGGCACTCGCGCATTCCCGCGCAGGAGATCGGGATGCCAGTGGCGAGGGCGAGACAACCCTTCTCTGCGCCAAACTTTCCGTGCGGGAAAGAGTGCCCAATCCATTGGTACCGCTGCTGCCGCCGCTGGTACTGTTGACGCGCGCTCAGGTTGAGGCAGATGCGTCCCTCCGGCTGATCGGCGAGCTTCTTCGCATCGAAGCCGATGGTTTGAACATCGGCCGCGATATCGTGGCGCCCCGCCTTCTGGACAGTGCACTGGTGTTTCTGCTGCGCGCTTGGCTGGAAAGCCAGCCCGTCCAGGTGGCAGGCTGGTTCGCCGCATTGCGCGATCCCGCCGTCGCCCGCGCCCTTCGTCTCATCCATGCGGCTCCGGCAAGGCCGTGGAGCGTCGAGTCTCTCGCAAGCAGCGTAGGCCAATCCCGCGCGACCTTCGCGCGACGCTTTGCGAAGGTCATGGGAGAGCCACCGTTGACCTATGTCGCCCGCTGGCGAATGAATATGGCAGCCCGTGCGCTGGCCGAAACCAGCGATACTGTCGACCAGATTGCCCATCGCGTCGGCTACGAATCCACGCCCTCGTTTTCTCAGGCTTTTCAACGGATCGCTGGCCGGTCGCCCGGTGAATATCGCAAGTTCCAGGGAGCCGACCGGGCGCACGTGAACACGGCGCATCGATCCTGA
- a CDS encoding nuclear transport factor 2 family protein, with amino-acid sequence MHDDRENNHGMLTTERNKAIVLDFIEKAVNLGDLEAASRYFGEAYIQHNPNIPDGIEGFKAYVRKLRGTFPAVRAEVKRIVAEGDYVVVHMFAQREQGDAGLAIVDFFRLSEGKLVEHWEVRQAVQQSELHANWMV; translated from the coding sequence ATGCACGATGATCGCGAGAACAATCACGGCATGTTAACCACCGAGCGGAACAAGGCGATCGTACTCGACTTCATCGAAAAGGCAGTCAACCTTGGCGATCTCGAGGCCGCCAGCCGATATTTCGGAGAGGCTTACATTCAGCACAACCCGAATATTCCGGACGGCATCGAGGGCTTCAAGGCCTATGTGCGTAAGTTGCGCGGTACCTTTCCCGCGGTCCGAGCAGAGGTGAAACGAATCGTTGCGGAAGGAGATTACGTTGTAGTGCATATGTTCGCCCAACGCGAACAAGGCGATGCGGGGCTCGCTATTGTCGATTTCTTCCGCCTGTCGGAGGGAAAATTGGTGGAACATTGGGAAGTTCGCCAAGCTGTGCAACAAAGTGAATTGCACGCCAATTGGATGGTTTGA
- a CDS encoding transglycosylase domain-containing protein yields MQDPDNPEKGPEKGAEKQAADTGRRPAKSRHILLRIDSWIDSTVWNAGFRAAEIWEDTTIFFRRFRVRGWKRIVFELAGEGLTLGTVGAVLMLALAQPAFEATKEDWRNRGDFAVTFTDRYGNVIGHRGVIHQNSVPIDELPDSLIKSVLATEDRRFFDHFGIDAIGLFRAMVTNAQAGEVVQGGSTLTQQLAKNLFLSNERSIDRKITEAFLALWLEANLSKKQILSTYLDRAYMGGGTFGAAAAAQFYFGKNITDVNLAESAMLAGLFKAPAKYAPHVNLPAARARANEVLTNLVQSGLMTEGQVIAARRNPATVVDRNQVESPDFFLDWAFDEVQRLSPRFHQHSLIVRTTIDMGIQKAAEDSVETSLREYGEAYHTKQGAMVMIENGGAVRAMVGGRDYGESQFNRATKALRQPGSSFKVYTYALAMESGMTPQTTIVDAPISWGNWSPHNYANRYVGRITLETAIAQSINTVPVRLAKEKLGIQPIRAMAKNLGVETPIRDDVTIPIGTSEVTVLDQATAYATFPAGGYQSRRHGISQILDYEGDVLYDFDRDEPAAKRVLSEQADAYMNQMLSRVPYVGTARKAALDNGILTAGKTGTTQAYRDAWFVGFTGNYTCAVWFGNDDYTSTNNMTGGSLPAMTFKRAMDYAHQGVTLRAIPGVENPPPSNKEVAKTAAVKPQDGLPQLIRPRMLSVQSTNILKDLGKKLKEAAPLTPQKVASAQ; encoded by the coding sequence GTGCAGGATCCGGACAACCCTGAAAAAGGGCCTGAAAAAGGGGCAGAAAAGCAGGCGGCCGACACGGGCAGGCGGCCGGCGAAGAGCCGTCACATTCTGCTGCGCATCGATTCGTGGATCGATTCGACCGTCTGGAACGCCGGCTTCCGCGCCGCCGAGATCTGGGAAGACACCACCATCTTCTTCCGCCGTTTCCGCGTGCGAGGCTGGAAGCGCATCGTCTTCGAACTGGCCGGCGAAGGCTTGACCCTCGGCACGGTCGGCGCGGTGCTGATGCTGGCGCTTGCCCAGCCGGCCTTCGAAGCGACCAAGGAGGACTGGCGCAACCGCGGCGATTTCGCCGTCACCTTCACCGACCGCTACGGCAACGTCATCGGCCATCGCGGCGTCATCCATCAGAATTCCGTGCCGATCGACGAGCTGCCGGATTCGCTGATCAAATCGGTGCTCGCTACCGAAGACCGGCGCTTCTTCGACCATTTCGGCATCGACGCCATCGGTCTCTTCCGCGCCATGGTCACCAACGCCCAGGCTGGCGAAGTAGTGCAGGGAGGCTCGACGCTGACCCAGCAGCTCGCCAAGAACCTGTTCCTCTCCAACGAGCGCTCGATCGACCGCAAGATCACCGAAGCCTTCCTGGCGCTCTGGCTTGAGGCTAACCTCTCCAAGAAGCAAATCCTCTCCACCTATCTCGACCGCGCCTATATGGGCGGCGGCACCTTCGGCGCGGCGGCGGCGGCGCAATTCTATTTCGGCAAGAACATCACCGATGTGAACCTCGCCGAATCCGCCATGCTGGCCGGCCTATTCAAGGCCCCGGCCAAATATGCGCCGCATGTCAACCTGCCGGCCGCCCGCGCCCGCGCCAACGAGGTGCTGACCAATCTCGTGCAGAGCGGGCTGATGACCGAGGGCCAGGTGATCGCTGCCCGGCGCAATCCGGCCACCGTCGTCGACCGCAATCAAGTGGAATCGCCCGATTTCTTCCTCGACTGGGCTTTCGACGAGGTGCAGCGGCTTTCACCGCGCTTCCACCAGCATTCGCTGATCGTGCGCACGACGATCGACATGGGGATCCAGAAGGCGGCCGAGGATTCGGTCGAAACGTCACTGCGCGAATATGGCGAGGCCTATCACACCAAGCAGGGCGCCATGGTGATGATCGAGAATGGCGGCGCCGTGCGCGCCATGGTCGGCGGCCGCGATTACGGCGAAAGCCAGTTCAACCGCGCCACCAAGGCGCTGCGCCAGCCGGGCTCCTCCTTCAAGGTCTATACCTATGCCCTGGCGATGGAGAGCGGGATGACGCCGCAGACGACGATCGTCGACGCGCCGATCTCCTGGGGCAACTGGAGCCCGCACAATTACGCCAACCGCTATGTCGGCCGCATCACGCTCGAGACCGCCATCGCCCAGTCGATCAACACCGTGCCGGTGCGGCTCGCCAAGGAGAAGCTCGGCATCCAGCCGATCCGGGCGATGGCGAAGAACCTCGGGGTCGAAACGCCGATCCGCGACGACGTCACCATTCCGATCGGCACGTCCGAGGTGACGGTGCTCGACCAGGCGACCGCCTATGCCACCTTCCCGGCCGGCGGCTACCAGTCGCGCCGCCACGGCATCAGCCAGATCCTCGATTACGAGGGCGATGTGCTCTATGATTTCGACCGCGACGAGCCGGCCGCCAAACGCGTGCTGTCGGAACAGGCCGACGCCTATATGAACCAGATGCTGTCGCGCGTACCCTATGTCGGCACGGCGCGCAAGGCGGCTCTCGACAACGGCATTTTGACCGCCGGCAAGACCGGCACGACACAGGCCTATCGCGATGCCTGGTTCGTCGGTTTCACCGGCAACTACACCTGCGCCGTCTGGTTCGGCAATGACGACTACACCTCGACCAACAACATGACCGGCGGCTCGCTGCCGGCAATGACCTTCAAGCGCGCCATGGATTACGCGCATCAGGGGGTGACGCTGCGGGCCATCCCAGGCGTCGAAAATCCCCCACCCTCGAACAAGGAAGTCGCCAAGACGGCCGCCGTCAAGCCGCAGGACGGCTTGCCGCAACTCATCCGGCCGCGCATGCTCTCGGTACAATCGACGAATATTCTGAAAGACCTCGGCAAAAAGCTGAAGGAAGCAGCCCCGCTTACGCCGCAGAAGGTCGCGAGCGCGCAGTAG
- a CDS encoding DUF2336 domain-containing protein produces the protein MRDRFRDLEGPLAVRKKDVVLMATVSSFESLSHPTRSELRQFAELFTPLFQASSDEAKRQAVAALSQCQTMPAAVALFIGNQPIEIAAPFLAASKAIADDTLITIARMQGAAHVKAIVSRDSLSPKVIDALVALRQTQPRSAPPAAPITESEAVPLSPTRAESNEAEALAQQRLANEEALRERILDLAGHLGRKDDDRLGLRTLTDIQEALLVRFARSREATHFATALADTLSASRWLAERIMLDLSGQQLATTLTSLGMGFLDSVFVLERFYPHLGEQQHHVTRAWMVLDALDPEECHERVEAWRRADRYTYNPEAAVTPALEETESHRFVRQAPVQRDMRMLGRRSR, from the coding sequence GTGCGTGACCGGTTTCGAGACCTCGAGGGCCCCTTGGCCGTCAGGAAAAAGGACGTGGTGTTAATGGCGACTGTCAGCAGTTTCGAGAGCCTGTCTCATCCGACACGATCCGAACTGCGCCAATTCGCCGAGCTTTTCACACCGCTGTTCCAGGCCTCCTCCGACGAAGCCAAGCGCCAGGCGGTCGCCGCCCTTTCCCAATGCCAGACCATGCCGGCAGCCGTGGCGCTATTCATCGGCAATCAGCCGATCGAGATCGCAGCACCCTTTCTTGCCGCCTCCAAGGCCATTGCCGACGACACGCTGATTACCATTGCGCGCATGCAGGGCGCAGCCCATGTCAAGGCGATCGTCAGCCGCGACTCGCTCTCGCCCAAGGTCATCGACGCGCTGGTAGCGTTGCGCCAGACCCAGCCGCGCTCGGCGCCCCCCGCAGCGCCGATCACAGAATCGGAGGCCGTGCCGCTGTCGCCGACCCGGGCAGAGAGCAACGAGGCCGAAGCGCTGGCGCAACAGCGTCTCGCCAATGAAGAGGCGTTGCGCGAGCGCATTCTCGACCTTGCCGGCCATCTAGGCCGCAAGGACGACGACAGGCTCGGCCTGCGCACGCTGACCGACATTCAGGAGGCGCTGCTGGTGCGCTTTGCCCGCTCGCGCGAGGCAACCCATTTCGCAACCGCGCTCGCCGACACGCTTTCCGCCAGCCGCTGGCTTGCCGAGCGCATCATGCTCGATCTATCGGGCCAGCAGCTCGCCACGACGTTGACGAGCCTCGGCATGGGCTTTCTCGACTCCGTCTTCGTGCTGGAACGGTTCTATCCGCACCTGGGCGAACAGCAGCATCATGTCACGCGCGCCTGGATGGTGCTCGATGCGCTCGATCCGGAAGAATGCCACGAAAGAGTAGAGGCCTGGCGGCGCGCCGACCGCTATACCTACAATCCGGAGGCGGCTGTTACGCCAGCGCTCGAGGAAACGGAAAGCCACCGCTTCGTCCGCCAGGCACCGGTGCAGCGCGACATGCGCATGCTCGGACGGCGGTCGCGCTGA
- a CDS encoding TetR family transcriptional regulator has protein sequence MPRRRTLSDEQLLAMVLALIQAEGPDAATFAAVAKASGLSGSTLVQRFATKAAMLRAALLYAWDRLDAETARLAESVPKTPDGAVALLVGLSQDYGDNAAAYGEGLLLLREDFRDPVLRARGAAWGKALTTVIAGCFASAQAPETIARLMLAQWQGSLTWWGFSADGPVAAYVETELRRFLAAVKA, from the coding sequence ATGCCGCGCCGCCGTACCCTTTCCGATGAGCAGCTTCTCGCCATGGTGCTGGCGCTGATCCAGGCGGAAGGACCGGACGCGGCGACTTTTGCGGCGGTGGCGAAGGCAAGCGGCCTGTCCGGCTCGACACTGGTGCAGCGTTTTGCCACGAAGGCGGCGATGCTGCGCGCAGCCCTGCTCTATGCCTGGGACAGGCTGGATGCGGAAACGGCAAGGCTCGCCGAAAGCGTGCCGAAAACGCCGGACGGTGCGGTCGCGCTGCTGGTCGGCCTGTCGCAGGATTACGGCGACAATGCCGCCGCCTATGGCGAGGGACTGCTGCTGCTTCGCGAAGACTTCCGCGATCCGGTGCTGCGGGCCCGGGGCGCGGCCTGGGGCAAGGCACTAACGACAGTGATCGCCGGCTGTTTCGCATCGGCGCAAGCGCCGGAGACGATCGCCCGGCTGATGCTGGCGCAATGGCAGGGCTCGCTGACCTGGTGGGGTTTCAGCGCAGACGGGCCGGTGGCCGCCTATGTGGAGACGGAACTGCGGCGCTTTCTCGCCGCAGTGAAAGCGTGA
- a CDS encoding fatty acid desaturase encodes MIERAHRFESEEIRLAALDEPCENAQKPAASTALFAEKAWLKILAGYRQPRATRSAFELAVTAIPFALFWAAAWAAVRYGFLPGLILVVPAAAFLLRLFMIQHDCGHGAFFARRRLDDWVGRTIGILTLTPYDYWRRAHAEHHASAGNLDERGVGDIETLTIAEYNALSRRGRLAYRLYRHPVVMFGIGPAWLFIFKQRLPFGMMRSGPLPWISTMATNLAIALVAALLIWAGGIVPFLLVHLPIVLLAGAAGVWLFYVQHQFEETHWSKKPAWQFQHAALHGASHYDLPPVLRWITGNIGIHHVHHLASRVPYYRLPEVLRDHPELAGIGRITLMESLRCVKLVLWDEQAMRLVSFRDAARLRAAS; translated from the coding sequence GTGATCGAACGCGCGCACCGCTTCGAGAGCGAGGAAATCCGGCTTGCCGCCTTGGACGAGCCTTGTGAAAATGCGCAGAAACCTGCGGCATCGACAGCACTTTTCGCTGAAAAAGCCTGGTTGAAGATCCTTGCAGGATATCGCCAGCCAAGGGCCACGCGCAGTGCCTTTGAACTGGCGGTCACAGCTATTCCCTTTGCGCTGTTCTGGGCCGCCGCATGGGCGGCCGTTCGTTACGGTTTTTTGCCGGGCCTGATCCTCGTCGTTCCGGCGGCCGCTTTCCTGCTCAGGCTGTTCATGATCCAGCATGATTGCGGCCACGGCGCTTTTTTCGCCCGCCGCCGCCTCGACGACTGGGTCGGGCGCACGATCGGCATATTGACGCTGACACCTTACGATTACTGGCGTCGGGCGCATGCAGAACATCACGCCTCGGCCGGAAACCTCGACGAGCGCGGCGTTGGCGACATTGAGACACTGACGATCGCCGAATACAATGCGCTGTCGCGCCGGGGGCGGCTTGCCTACCGGCTCTACCGGCACCCAGTCGTGATGTTCGGGATCGGGCCGGCATGGCTGTTCATCTTCAAGCAGCGCCTGCCTTTCGGCATGATGCGCTCAGGCCCCCTGCCCTGGATCTCGACCATGGCGACGAACCTTGCCATCGCGCTGGTCGCCGCCTTGCTGATCTGGGCGGGTGGGATCGTTCCGTTCCTGCTGGTTCACCTGCCGATAGTGCTGTTAGCGGGCGCTGCCGGCGTCTGGCTGTTCTATGTCCAGCACCAGTTCGAGGAAACGCACTGGTCGAAGAAACCGGCCTGGCAGTTCCAGCATGCGGCGCTTCACGGTGCCTCGCATTACGACCTGCCGCCGGTGCTGCGCTGGATCACCGGCAATATCGGCATCCACCATGTGCATCATCTGGCGAGCCGGGTGCCTTATTATCGGCTGCCGGAGGTGCTAAGGGACCATCCCGAGCTGGCCGGTATCGGCCGCATCACGCTCATGGAAAGCTTGCGCTGCGTCAAGTTGGTGCTCTGGGACGAACAGGCGATGCGGCTGGTGTCGTTTCGTGACGCGGCGCGGCTCAGAGCCGCAAGCTAA
- a CDS encoding DUF1491 family protein gives MRLRADIFVSSLLRRVFASGDFAAVEKKGAEEAGAIFIRQHFRDGLETLYAPAPQTAFAEDEIRDRLFEIRLARSEPEAVRAMLERERRFDPDLWIVELEAEELGDMIPLARDG, from the coding sequence ATGAGATTACGCGCCGACATCTTCGTTTCATCCCTGCTGCGCCGCGTCTTCGCCAGCGGCGATTTCGCCGCCGTGGAGAAGAAGGGGGCCGAGGAGGCCGGTGCGATCTTCATTCGCCAGCACTTCCGCGACGGCCTGGAGACGCTTTACGCACCGGCGCCGCAGACCGCCTTCGCCGAAGACGAGATCCGCGATCGCCTCTTCGAAATCCGTCTTGCGCGCAGCGAGCCGGAAGCGGTGCGGGCGATGCTGGAGCGCGAACGTCGCTTCGATCCCGATCTGTGGATCGTCGAGCTGGAGGCGGAGGAATTGGGCGACATGATCCCGCTCGCACGGGATGGCTGA
- a CDS encoding YcgN family cysteine cluster protein codes for MNNLPFWKSKTLAEMTAPEWESLCDGCGLCCLNKIEEWDSGDIYFTSVSCKLLDGQSCRCSSYGNRWDFVPDCVQLTKENVPDIAWLPPTCGYRLINEGRDLYWWHPLVSGDPETVHAAGISARGRTISETEIDIEDLEDYVVDWPLTVGEAKDEEEEEA; via the coding sequence ATGAACAATCTGCCCTTCTGGAAGAGCAAGACGCTGGCCGAAATGACCGCCCCCGAATGGGAAAGCCTTTGCGACGGCTGCGGTCTCTGTTGTCTCAACAAGATCGAGGAATGGGATAGCGGCGATATCTATTTCACCTCGGTCAGCTGCAAGCTGCTCGACGGCCAGAGCTGTCGCTGCTCGAGCTATGGGAACCGCTGGGACTTCGTGCCGGATTGCGTACAGCTGACCAAGGAGAATGTTCCCGACATCGCCTGGCTGCCGCCGACCTGCGGCTATCGGCTGATTAACGAGGGCCGCGATCTCTACTGGTGGCATCCGCTCGTCTCCGGTGACCCCGAAACGGTTCATGCCGCCGGCATTTCTGCCCGCGGCCGCACGATCAGTGAAACAGAGATCGATATCGAGGATCTCGAGGATTACGTCGTCGACTGGCCGCTGACTGTCGGCGAGGCGAAGGACGAGGAAGAGGAAGAGGCGTAA
- a CDS encoding SDR family oxidoreductase, whose product MTAGLREKVALVAGATRGAGRGIAVELGAAGATVYVTGRTTRAHQSEYARPETIEETAELVTSAGGRGIAVQVDHLVAGEVEALVARIRAESGRLDILVNDIWGCEKLFEWDKAVWEHSLDKGLRMLQLGVETHLITAHYALALMIERPGGLLVEVTDGTAEYNAAHYRLSPFYDLVKTSITRMAWAHAQDLAKHGATAIAITPGWLRSEMMLEAYGVSEANWRDATKVQPHFAISETPRFVGRAVAAIAADSDRARWNGQSLSSGGLAKVYGFDDIDGSRPDCWRYLMEVQGPGKPADVTGYR is encoded by the coding sequence ATGACAGCGGGCTTGCGGGAGAAAGTGGCTTTGGTCGCCGGTGCGACCCGCGGTGCGGGCCGCGGTATCGCGGTGGAACTCGGCGCGGCCGGCGCAACGGTTTATGTGACGGGGCGCACGACGCGCGCCCATCAATCCGAATATGCGAGGCCGGAGACGATCGAGGAGACGGCCGAGCTGGTCACCTCGGCGGGCGGCAGGGGCATTGCCGTGCAGGTGGATCATCTGGTCGCCGGCGAAGTCGAGGCGCTGGTCGCCCGCATCCGGGCCGAGTCCGGAAGGCTCGATATTCTCGTCAATGACATCTGGGGCTGCGAGAAGCTGTTCGAATGGGACAAAGCCGTCTGGGAGCATTCGTTGGACAAGGGGTTGCGCATGCTGCAGCTCGGCGTCGAGACGCATCTGATCACCGCCCATTACGCGCTGGCGCTGATGATCGAACGGCCGGGCGGACTGCTGGTCGAGGTCACCGACGGCACGGCGGAATACAACGCCGCGCATTACCGGCTGTCGCCCTTTTACGACCTCGTCAAGACAAGCATCACCCGCATGGCCTGGGCGCATGCCCAGGATCTGGCCAAGCACGGCGCCACCGCGATTGCAATCACGCCCGGCTGGCTGCGCTCCGAAATGATGCTGGAGGCCTATGGCGTCAGCGAGGCGAACTGGCGCGACGCGACGAAGGTCCAGCCGCACTTTGCCATTTCCGAAACGCCGCGCTTTGTCGGCCGCGCGGTGGCGGCGATCGCTGCCGATTCCGATCGCGCCCGCTGGAACGGCCAGTCGCTGTCGAGCGGCGGGCTGGCCAAAGTCTACGGCTTTGACGACATCGACGGGTCCCGGCCGGATTGCTGGCGCTACCTGATGGAAGTGCAGGGGCCGGGCAAGCCAGCGGATGTGACTGGCTACCGCTGA
- a CDS encoding DUF1254 domain-containing protein → MLRVVFAILTGLFGAALLHLVIILSLPHFTGRDAATRIEAEGDLNNFYLLNDEYDEAGLANGDPFVRTAVCSFDVEDGPVHFTARGNVPFWSIAIYDSASNEVFSMNDRTSVGGALDVLAGGPIQLTDLRKNLPRELQQAILVEMARPDGYAVLRTLAPQASFDEAARNFLTEAGCEQFSAR, encoded by the coding sequence ATGCTTAGGGTCGTTTTCGCCATCCTGACCGGCCTTTTCGGTGCAGCGCTTCTGCATCTTGTCATCATCCTTTCGCTGCCGCATTTCACCGGCAGGGACGCGGCGACCCGCATCGAGGCGGAAGGCGACCTCAACAATTTCTACCTGCTGAACGACGAGTATGACGAGGCGGGGCTTGCCAATGGCGATCCCTTTGTTCGCACCGCCGTCTGCTCCTTCGACGTCGAGGATGGGCCGGTGCATTTCACCGCCAGGGGCAATGTGCCCTTCTGGTCGATTGCCATCTACGACAGCGCCTCCAACGAGGTCTTCAGCATGAATGATCGGACTTCGGTCGGCGGCGCGCTCGATGTGCTGGCCGGCGGTCCGATCCAGCTGACGGACCTGCGCAAGAACCTGCCGCGGGAACTGCAACAGGCGATCCTGGTCGAAATGGCGCGGCCGGACGGTTACGCCGTGTTGCGGACGCTGGCGCCGCAGGCGAGTTTCGACGAGGCGGCGCGAAACTTCCTGACGGAAGCCGGCTGCGAGCAGTTCAGCGCCCGCTAA